The Thunnus thynnus chromosome 24, fThuThy2.1, whole genome shotgun sequence genome window below encodes:
- the LOC137176808 gene encoding bone morphogenetic protein receptor type-2-like, translated as MAVGRITMKSLAKFGFCLTILLTSVAAAQGEERECAFTDQQQQWEVERVAGGEGRVSPENTTIRCAKGSHCFGLWEKSPPGEVRLVKQGCWTHLGDHQGCRDDRCVVTNLPPQIQNGTYHFCCCGSDMCNVNFTEDFPPPSPTTPQPIYHHTLRYEETVIIALATVSVLAVVAVAAFFGYRMMHGNGKQGLHNLNMMEAAGSESSLDLDNLKLLELIGRGRYGAVYCGSLDERPVAVKVFTAANRQNFSNECSIYRLPLLEHDNIARFVAADERTGPEGRTEYLLVMDYYPHGSLSRYLSGQTNDWVNSCRLAHSVTRGLAYLHTELFKGDLYKPAVSHRDLNSRNILVKADGACVIIDFGLSMKLTGNRPARHGEEENAAISEVGTIRYMAPEVLEGAVNLRDCESALKQVDMYALGLVYWETFMRCTDLFPGESVPEYQMAFQAEAGNHPTFEDMQVLVSREKQRPKFPEAWKENSLAVRSLKETMEDCWDQDAEARLTAQCAEERLAELLLIWDRSKSVSPTLNPMSTTLHNERNRMTPKSGPYTDHPSSYIEEHEGVAKNTQADTTSSVSGRAGAGTGERNRNSINQERQQQANARLPSPEGSSTSGGGMGLRGSPSASTTTTTIISESEGPAGTATVPVCLHLTQEDLETTKLDPKEVDKNLKESSDENLMEHSQKQFCSPDPLSPGSSSLLYPLIKMASEASGASDPAANMPTTIFPLPKQQNLPKRPSSLPLRTKPTKKESSSSSLRFKFGRSGKSNLRQVEGAKMNIGAVTSTNTAVEAHRGTGTNNIPALRDTHVNGSVNGAVNGHASTGISSMATGGATGFGGPSVTHNGSGGLRSDDSRLSLGVITASPDEHEPLLSREREQPDPRDTSSSVAALRSARPNTNNNNSNTGHGQGDGESGGESDGGEEEGSGDGGSRETTGPQGESSGSGSGAADPQREAPVTMRGEALLRQPRARRPERPNSLDLSFTTQDLASLGGGLVQPDGALGTGDKIKKRVKTPYSLKKWRPTTWVITDTRGPEVNNNGSTHGQGHSQNRPKSSSAIYLRGGSLASEPSDTHV; from the exons CGGCGCAGGGCGAGGAGAGGGAATGTGCCTTCAcggaccagcagcagcagtgggagGTGGAGCGAGTGGCAGGGGGCGAAGGCCGGGTCTCCCCAGAGAACACCACCATCCGATGTGCCAAAGGCAGCCACTGTTTTGGCCTGTGGGAGAAAAGTCCACCAGGCGAAGTGCGACTGGTCAAACAAG GTTGCTGGACTCACCTGGGCGACCACCAGGGTTGCCGTGACGACCGCTGCGTGGTGACCAACCTCCCTCCGCAGATCCAGAACGGAACATACCACTTCTGCTGCTGCGGCAGCGACATGTGTAATGTCAACTTCACAGAGGACTTCCCGCCGCCCAGCCCCACCACTCCACAGCCCATCT ACCATCACACGCTGCGCTATGAAGAGACAGTAATTATCGCCCTGGCAACAGTCTCCGTGCTGGCCGTGGTTGCTGTAGCAGCCTTCTTTGGTTACCGCATGATGCACG GAAATGGTAAACAAGGCCTGCACAACCTGAACATGATGGAGGCGGCTGGCTCTGAGAGCTCTCTGGACCTAGACAATCTGAAACTACTGGAG CTGATCGGGCGTGGCCGATACGGTGCTGTGTACTGTGGCTCTTTGGACGAGCGGCCCGTTGCTGTGAAGGTGTTCACCGCAGCCAACCGCCAGAACTTCAGCAACGAATGCTCCATCTACCGGCTTCCACTGCTGGAGCATGACAACATCGCCCGCTTTGTGGCTGCTGATGAGCGGACAGGCCCAGAGGGACGCACAGAATACCTGCTGGTCATGGACTACTACCCACAC GGCTCTCTGAGTCGCTACCTGAGCGGCCAGACCAACGATTGGGTGAACAGCTGCCGGCTCGCTCACTCTGTCACTCGTGGCCTGGCGTACCTGCACACTGAGCTCTTCAAAGGAG ACTTGTACAAGCCGGCCGTCTCCCACAGGGACCTGAACAGCCGGAATATTCTTGTCAAGGCTGATGGTGCCTGTGTCATCATCGATTTCGGCCTGTCCATGAAGCTAACAGGAAACAGGCCAGCGCGTCACGGAGAGGAGGAAAATGCTGCTATAAGTGAG GTGGGTACGATCCGCTACATGGCTCCAGAGGTGCTGGAGGGGGCGGTGAACCTGAGGGACTGTGAGTCGGCGCTGAAGCAGGTGGATATGTACGCCCTGGGCCTGGTCTACTGGGAGACCTTCATGAGATGCACCGACCTTTTCCCTG GCGAGTCTGTGCCAGAGTACCAGATGGCCTTTCAGGCGGAGGCAGGGAACCACCCGACGTTTGAGGACATGCAGGTCCTAGTATCCAGGGAGAAGCAACGGCCTAAATTCCCCGAGGCCTGGAAAGAGAACAGTTTg GCGGTTCGCTCTCTGAAAGAGACGATGGAGGACTGTTGGGACCAGGATGCGGAGGCCCGCCTCACAGCCCAGTGTGCTGAGGAACGACTTGCGGAGCTGCTCCTCATATGGGACCGCTCCAAGTCTGTCAGCCCTACACTCAACCCCATGTCCACCACACTGCACAATGAGAG AAATCGCATGACGCCAAAGTCTGGCCCATACACAGACCATCCCTCCAGCTACATTGAAGAGCATGAGGGTGTGGCCAAGAACACACAGGCCGACACCACTAGCTCTGTGAGCGGCCGAGCTGGGGCTGGgactggagagagaaacaggaatTCCATCAACCAGGAGCGCCAGCAGCAAGCCAACGCCCGTCTGCCCAGCCCAGAGGGCAGCAGCACCAGCGGAGGGGGCATGGGCCTGAGAGGCAGCCCTTCAGCCTCCACTACAACCACCACTATTATCTCTGAGTCTGAAGGACCTGCAGGGACCGCCACAGTCCCCGTCTGCCTCCACCTGACCCAGGAAGACCTGGAAACCACTAAGCTTGACCCTAAAGAGGTGGACAAGAACCTGAAAGAGAGCTCAGACGAGAACCTGATGGAGCACTCACAGAAGCAGTTCTGTTCGCCAGATCCACTGAGCCCAGGCAGCTCCAGCTTACTTTACCCCCTTATCAAGATGGCCAGTGAGGCCTCAGGCGCGTCAGACCCCGCTGCCAACATGCCCACCACCATCTTCCCCCTGCCCAAGCAGCAGAACCTGCCCAAGAGGCCGTCCAGCCTGCCTCTGCGCACCAAGCCCACCAAGAAGGAGTCGTCATCCTCTTCGCTCAGGTTCAAGTTCGGACGCTCTGGGAAGTCCAACCTGCGGCAGGTGGAGGGAGCAAAGATGAACATTGGTGCTGTAACGAGCACAAACACTGCTGTAGAGGCTCACCGGGGTACAGGCACAAACAACATACCTGCTCTACGAGACACGCATGTGAACGGTAGCGTTAACGGAGCCGTTAACGGCCATGCCAGCACTGGTATCTCGTCCATGGCGACAGGTGGTGCCACAGGTTTCGGAGGACCCAGCGTAACTCATAATGGGTCCGGAGGCCTGAGGTCTGACGACAGCCGCCTGAGCCTCGGCGTCATCACAGCCAGCCCAGACGAACACGAGCCACTTCTGAGCCGAGAGCGGGAGCAGCCCGATCCAAGAGACACATCTTCAAGCGTGGCTGCTCTCCGCTCAGCGCGTCCCAacactaacaacaacaacagcaacaccgGCCACGGCCAGGGGGACGGCGAGAGCGGAGGAGAGAGcgatggaggggaggaggaggggagcgGAGATGGAGGAAGCAGGGAAACCACAGGGCCCCAAGGAGAAAGCTCGGGGTCTGGGTCTGGTGCCGCAGACCCCCAGAGGGAAGCTCCGGTCACCATGAGAGGGGAGGCTCTGCTCAGGCAGCCCAGAGCTCGCAGGCCTGAGAGACCCAACTCCCTGGACCTGTCCTTCACAACACAGGACCTGGCCTCACTAG gagGGGGCTTGGTACAGCCAGACGGAGCTTTGGGGACAGGAGACAAGATCAAGAAGCGCGTCAAAACGCCTTATTCTCTGAAGAAGTGGCGACCCACCACATGGGTCATCACAGACACCAGGGGACCCGAGGTTAACAACAACGGGTCCACCCACGGTCAAGGTCACAGTCAGAACCGGCCCAAGTCCAGTTCAGCTATCTACCTGCGAGGGGGAAGCTTGGCCAGCGAGCCCAGCGACACGCACGTGTGA